From Cronobacter turicensis z3032, the proteins below share one genomic window:
- the malL gene encoding Oligo-1,6-glucosidase — MKAIDKKWWHNAVVYQIYPRSFMDANGDGVGDLAGIISKLDYLQQLGINLIWLSPVYKSPMDDNGYDISDYDDIAAEFGTMAEMEQLIQEAKARDIYILMDLVVNHTSDEHPWFIEAKKGKDNPYRDFYIWRKPAPDGGPPNDYRSHFGGSGWAYDEASGEYYLHQFSVRQPDLNWENPRVQEEIHAMMNRWLDKGIGGFRMDVIDLIGKEVDRQIMANGKHLHVLLRQMHDATFGPRDSLTVGEAWSATPEDALLYSDPERRELSMVFQFEHIKQTWDEKAGKWRSRPFELPRFKAVIDKWQTALADRGWNSLFWSNHDLPRAVSKFGHDGEFREVSAKMLATALHCLRGTPYIYQGEEIGMTNVRYSTIEEYRDIESLNFYRELIAGGLTHDEMMTGIYANGRDNARTPMQWDESPNSGFTTGMPWLGVNPNYREINVAQALAEPDSILWHYQKLVALRKQYPILVYGDYQMLFAEHPEVFAWVRRYEGDTLLVINNFFGNAITLPIPQAMQAWHGECLISNYAPRDQLAVSLELQPYESFALLIHQEG, encoded by the coding sequence ATGAAAGCAATCGACAAGAAGTGGTGGCACAACGCGGTGGTCTACCAGATCTATCCGCGCAGCTTTATGGACGCCAACGGCGACGGCGTGGGCGATTTAGCGGGGATCATCAGCAAGCTCGACTATCTGCAACAGCTTGGCATCAACCTTATCTGGCTCTCGCCGGTCTATAAATCGCCGATGGACGACAATGGCTACGATATCTCCGATTACGACGACATCGCCGCGGAGTTCGGCACGATGGCGGAGATGGAGCAGCTGATCCAGGAAGCGAAAGCGCGCGATATCTACATCCTGATGGATCTGGTGGTGAACCACACTTCCGATGAGCACCCGTGGTTTATCGAGGCGAAAAAGGGCAAAGATAACCCGTACCGCGACTTCTATATCTGGCGCAAACCGGCGCCGGACGGCGGCCCGCCGAATGATTACCGCTCGCATTTTGGCGGCAGCGGCTGGGCGTATGACGAGGCGAGCGGCGAATATTACCTGCACCAGTTTTCGGTGCGCCAGCCGGATCTGAACTGGGAAAACCCACGCGTGCAGGAGGAGATCCACGCGATGATGAACCGCTGGCTGGATAAGGGCATCGGCGGTTTTCGCATGGACGTTATCGACTTAATCGGCAAAGAGGTGGATCGGCAGATCATGGCGAACGGCAAGCATCTGCACGTGCTGTTGCGCCAGATGCATGACGCCACGTTTGGCCCGCGCGATTCGCTGACCGTGGGCGAAGCCTGGAGCGCCACGCCGGAAGATGCGCTGCTCTACAGCGACCCGGAACGCCGCGAATTGTCGATGGTGTTTCAGTTCGAACATATCAAACAGACCTGGGATGAAAAAGCCGGTAAGTGGCGCAGCAGGCCGTTCGAGCTGCCGCGCTTTAAGGCGGTGATCGATAAATGGCAGACGGCGCTTGCCGATCGCGGCTGGAATTCGCTGTTCTGGAGTAATCATGACCTGCCGCGCGCGGTGTCGAAATTCGGCCACGACGGCGAGTTTCGTGAGGTCTCGGCGAAAATGCTCGCCACCGCGCTCCACTGCCTGCGCGGCACGCCCTATATCTATCAGGGCGAAGAGATCGGCATGACCAATGTGCGTTACTCCACCATTGAAGAGTATCGCGATATCGAAAGCCTCAATTTTTACCGGGAACTTATCGCAGGCGGCCTGACGCATGACGAGATGATGACCGGTATTTACGCCAACGGCCGCGACAACGCCCGCACGCCGATGCAGTGGGATGAGAGCCCGAACAGCGGCTTCACCACCGGTATGCCGTGGCTTGGCGTTAACCCTAACTACCGCGAGATTAACGTGGCGCAGGCGCTGGCCGAACCCGACTCCATCCTCTGGCACTACCAAAAACTGGTGGCGCTGCGTAAACAGTATCCGATTCTGGTGTATGGCGATTATCAGATGCTGTTTGCCGAGCATCCGGAAGTGTTCGCCTGGGTGCGCCGCTACGAGGGCGACACGCTGCTGGTGATTAACAACTTCTTTGGCAACGCCATTACGTTGCCCATTCCGCAAGCGATGCAGGCGTGGCACGGCGAATGTCTTATCAGCAACTATGCGCCGCGCGATCAGCTCGCCGTGAGTCTGGAACTGCAACCTTATGAATCTTTCGCGCTGTTAATCCATCAGGAGGGGTAA
- the malK gene encoding Maltose/maltodextrin import ATP-binding protein malK, producing the protein MAQLRLEKVQKRYGTHAEVIKPLDLQINSGEFVVVVGPSGCGKSTLLRLVAGLEEITDGDMYIDDQRVNDDSPSERGIGMVFQSYALYPHMTVYQNMAFALEMAKVSVKEIDERVRESARILQLEHLLDRRPKDLSGGQRQRVAIGRAIVREPSLFLFDEPLSNLDASLRVQMRMEIAALHKRIHATILYVTHDQVEAMTLADRIVVLNQGQIEQVGTPLALYDAPANVFVAQFIGSPKMNLIPGKMLRVMEHACEVELENGLRLTLPVQAAAGQEGDEVQLGIRPEHVEIMTLAKADVEGEVLFVEHMGNETLVYVNGGYGAEPLVMRHTERLEVRPEHHLGLKLPVEHCYLFDSAGNAFVRLSGPKTQH; encoded by the coding sequence ATGGCGCAACTTCGTTTAGAAAAAGTACAAAAACGCTACGGCACGCATGCCGAAGTGATTAAGCCGCTCGATTTACAGATCAACAGCGGTGAATTTGTGGTGGTGGTCGGCCCCTCCGGCTGCGGCAAATCGACGCTGCTGCGCCTGGTGGCGGGGCTTGAGGAGATAACCGACGGCGATATGTATATCGATGACCAGCGGGTCAACGACGATTCGCCATCCGAGCGCGGCATCGGCATGGTGTTCCAGTCCTATGCGCTTTATCCGCATATGACGGTCTACCAGAATATGGCGTTTGCGCTCGAAATGGCGAAAGTGTCGGTGAAGGAGATAGACGAGCGGGTGCGCGAGAGCGCGCGGATTTTACAGCTGGAGCACCTGCTGGATCGCCGCCCGAAAGATCTCTCCGGCGGCCAGCGTCAGCGCGTGGCGATAGGCCGCGCGATTGTGCGCGAGCCGAGCCTGTTTCTCTTCGACGAACCGCTCTCCAACCTCGACGCCTCGCTGCGCGTGCAGATGCGCATGGAAATAGCGGCGCTGCACAAGCGCATTCACGCCACCATTCTCTATGTCACTCACGATCAGGTGGAGGCGATGACGCTCGCGGATCGTATCGTCGTGCTCAATCAGGGCCAGATTGAACAGGTCGGCACGCCGCTTGCGCTTTACGATGCCCCGGCCAATGTGTTTGTCGCGCAGTTTATCGGCTCGCCGAAGATGAACCTGATCCCTGGAAAAATGCTGCGCGTGATGGAACACGCCTGCGAAGTGGAGCTGGAAAACGGTCTGCGCCTGACGCTGCCGGTGCAGGCCGCCGCCGGGCAGGAGGGCGACGAGGTGCAGCTCGGCATTCGCCCGGAGCACGTGGAGATCATGACGCTTGCGAAAGCGGACGTGGAAGGCGAAGTGTTATTCGTAGAGCATATGGGAAATGAAACCCTGGTTTATGTTAACGGCGGTTATGGCGCAGAACCGCTGGTCATGCGCCATACTGAGAGGCTGGAAGTCCGGCCGGAGCATCATCTGGGGCTGAAACTGCCAGTGGAACACTGTTACCTTTTTGACAGCGCGGGCAACGCGTTCGTGCGGCTCAGCGGCCCGAAAACCCAGCACTAA